A single region of the Enterobacter cloacae complex sp. R_G8 genome encodes:
- the minD gene encoding septum site-determining protein MinD: MARIIVVTSGKGGVGKTTSSAAIATGLAQKGKKTVVIDFDIGLRNLDLIMGCERRVVYDFVNVIQGDATLNQALIKDKRTENLYILPASQTRDKDALTREGVEKVLDELKKMEFDFIVCDSPAGIETGALMALYFADEAIITTNPEVSSVRDSDRILGILASKSRRAENGEDPIKEHLLLTRYNPGRVNKGDMLSMEDVLEILRIKLVGVIPEDQSVLRASNQGEPVILDTMADAGKAYADTVDRLLGEERPFRFIEEEKKGFLKRLFGG, translated from the coding sequence ATGGCACGCATTATTGTTGTTACTTCGGGTAAAGGAGGCGTTGGCAAGACCACCTCCAGCGCGGCCATCGCTACTGGTTTGGCCCAGAAGGGAAAGAAAACCGTCGTTATCGATTTCGATATCGGTCTGCGTAACCTCGACCTGATCATGGGTTGTGAACGTCGCGTCGTGTATGACTTCGTAAACGTGATTCAGGGCGATGCCACCCTTAACCAGGCGCTGATTAAAGATAAGCGCACCGAGAACCTTTACATCCTTCCGGCCTCGCAGACGCGTGACAAAGACGCCCTGACCCGTGAAGGTGTAGAAAAGGTGCTCGATGAGCTGAAAAAAATGGAGTTCGACTTCATCGTCTGCGACTCCCCTGCCGGTATCGAAACCGGTGCCCTGATGGCGCTCTACTTCGCTGATGAAGCGATCATCACCACCAACCCTGAAGTGTCATCCGTCCGTGACTCTGACCGAATTCTCGGGATCCTCGCCTCCAAATCCCGTCGTGCGGAAAATGGCGAAGATCCGATTAAAGAGCACCTGCTGCTGACCCGCTATAACCCGGGCCGCGTGAACAAAGGTGACATGCTGAGCATGGAAGACGTGCTGGAGATCCTGCGCATCAAACTGGTGGGCGTGATCCCGGAAGACCAGTCCGTGCTGCGCGCCTCTAACCAGGGCGAGCCAGTGATTCTGGATACGATGGCAGATGCCGGTAAAGCCTACGCGGATACCGTTGACCGTCTGCTGGGAGAAGAACGTCCTTTCCGCTTCATTGAAGAAGAGAAGAAAGGTTTCCTCAAACGCCTGTTCGGAGGATAA
- the minC gene encoding septum site-determining protein MinC, with amino-acid sequence MSNTPIELKGSSFTLSVVHLHDAKPEVIRQALEDKIAQAPAFLKHAPVVINVSGLESPVNWKHLQQAVSSTGLRIVGISGCKDTELKAEIDRAGLPLLNEGKEKAPRAAPVAVETPPPAVQNVTSVTKTRMIDVPVRSGQRIYAPNCDLIVTSHVSAGAELIADGNIHVYGMMRGRALAGASGDRDAQIFCTHLTAELVSIAGEYWLSDKIPAEFYGKAARLRLADDALTVQPLN; translated from the coding sequence ATGTCAAACACGCCCATCGAGCTTAAAGGCAGTAGCTTCACCTTATCAGTGGTACATTTGCATGATGCAAAACCCGAGGTTATTCGTCAGGCGTTAGAAGACAAAATCGCTCAGGCTCCCGCCTTTCTGAAGCACGCCCCTGTTGTTATCAATGTCAGCGGTCTGGAATCGCCGGTTAACTGGAAACATCTCCAGCAGGCCGTCTCCTCTACCGGTTTGCGCATTGTGGGCATCAGCGGCTGCAAAGATACTGAGCTGAAAGCGGAAATCGACCGTGCAGGGCTGCCTCTTCTGAACGAGGGCAAGGAAAAAGCCCCACGTGCAGCCCCCGTTGCCGTCGAGACGCCCCCCCCTGCGGTACAAAACGTTACCTCCGTCACAAAAACGCGAATGATTGATGTGCCGGTTCGTTCCGGTCAGCGCATTTATGCACCAAACTGTGATCTAATTGTTACAAGCCACGTCAGCGCTGGCGCAGAGCTGATTGCAGATGGCAATATTCACGTATACGGTATGATGCGTGGGCGTGCACTTGCCGGAGCGAGTGGCGATCGGGACGCACAAATATTTTGTACTCACCTGACAGCGGAACTGGTGTCCATCGCAGGTGAATATTGGCTGAGCGACAAGATCCCAGCCGAATTTTATGGCAAAGCGGCTCGTCTGCGACTGGCAGACGACGCGTTGACCGTTCAACCGTTGAATTGA
- a CDS encoding YcgL domain-containing protein — MFCVIYRSTSRDQTYLYVEKKDDFSRVPEELMKSFGRPQLAMLLPLDGRKKLVNADLEKVKTALTEQGYYLQLPPPPENLLKQHLEVNGKK, encoded by the coding sequence ATGTTTTGTGTGATCTACAGAAGTACAAGCCGCGACCAGACCTATCTTTATGTCGAAAAGAAAGACGATTTTTCCCGCGTGCCTGAAGAATTAATGAAGAGCTTTGGCCGACCTCAGCTGGCGATGCTACTGCCGCTCGATGGTCGTAAAAAACTGGTTAACGCCGATCTGGAAAAAGTAAAAACGGCATTAACGGAGCAAGGCTATTATTTACAGCTACCGCCACCACCCGAGAATTTATTAAAACAGCATCTTGAGGTGAACGGAAAAAAATAG
- a CDS encoding fumarylacetoacetate hydrolase family protein, with protein sequence MYQHHNWQGALLDYPVSKVVCVGSNYAKHIQEMGSATPEEPVLFIKPETALCDIRQPLALPQGLGSVHHEVELAVLIGATLRQASEEHVQKAIAGYGVALDLTLREVQGKLKKAGQPWEKAKGFDNACPISGFIPVGEFTGDPQNTPLSLKVNGEIRQQGTTADMIHKIVPLIAYMSRFFTLKPGDVILTGTPEGVGPLNGGDELEVSFNGLSLKTRVL encoded by the coding sequence ATGTATCAACATCATAACTGGCAGGGTGCATTACTGGATTATCCCGTCAGCAAAGTGGTTTGCGTGGGCAGCAACTATGCGAAACATATTCAGGAGATGGGCAGCGCGACGCCAGAAGAGCCCGTGTTGTTCATTAAGCCAGAAACCGCGCTTTGCGATATCCGCCAGCCGCTGGCGCTGCCGCAGGGGCTGGGTTCGGTGCATCATGAAGTGGAGCTGGCGGTGCTGATTGGCGCGACGCTGCGCCAGGCCTCCGAAGAGCATGTGCAAAAAGCCATCGCCGGTTACGGCGTGGCGCTGGATCTGACGCTGCGTGAGGTACAGGGCAAGCTGAAGAAAGCAGGTCAGCCGTGGGAAAAAGCCAAAGGCTTTGATAATGCCTGCCCGATCTCGGGCTTTATTCCGGTCGGTGAGTTTACTGGCGATCCACAGAACACGCCTCTCAGCCTGAAAGTGAACGGTGAGATCCGCCAGCAGGGCACCACGGCAGACATGATCCACAAGATCGTGCCGCTGATTGCCTATATGAGCCGCTTCTTTACCCTGAAACCGGGTGATGTGATCCTGACCGGTACGCCAGAAGGTGTCGGTCCCCTCAACGGTGGTGATGAGCTGGAGGTGAGTTTTAACGGCCTCTCGCTGAAAACCCGCGTGCTGTAA
- a CDS encoding YcgN family cysteine cluster protein has product MNDIPFWQRKTLDEMTDVEWESLCDGCGQCCLHKLMDEDTDEIYFTNVACKQLNIKTCQCRNYERRFEFEPDCIKLTRENLPTFEWLPHTCAYRLLAEGKDLPTWHPLLTGSKAAMHGERISVRHIAVKESEVRDWEDQIMNHPTR; this is encoded by the coding sequence ATGAACGACATCCCTTTCTGGCAACGCAAAACTCTCGACGAAATGACAGACGTGGAGTGGGAGTCGTTATGTGACGGCTGCGGGCAGTGCTGCCTGCATAAGCTGATGGATGAAGACACTGACGAAATCTATTTCACCAACGTTGCCTGTAAGCAGTTAAACATTAAAACCTGCCAGTGCCGCAACTACGAGCGCCGCTTCGAGTTTGAGCCGGACTGCATTAAGTTAACCCGTGAGAACCTGCCGACGTTTGAATGGCTGCCGCATACCTGCGCGTATCGCCTGCTGGCGGAAGGGAAAGATCTGCCGACATGGCACCCCTTGCTGACCGGCTCTAAAGCGGCCATGCACGGCGAGCGTATCTCGGTACGCCACATCGCGGTGAAAGAGTCTGAGGTGCGGGATTGGGAAGACCAGATTATGAATCACCCGACCCGATGA
- the dsbB gene encoding disulfide bond formation protein DsbB, with protein MLRFLNQCSRGRGAWLLMALTAFALEMVALWFQHVMGLKPCVLCIYERCALFGIMGAGLLGAIAPKTPLRYAAIAVWLYSAWKGIELSWQHTMMQLHPSPFMTCDFAARFPSWLPLDKWLPQVFVASGDCSVRQWEFLTLEMPQWLVGIFVAYFVVALLVLIAQPFKPKKRDLFGR; from the coding sequence ATGTTGAGATTTTTAAACCAGTGCTCCCGCGGTCGCGGAGCGTGGTTGTTAATGGCCCTGACCGCCTTTGCGCTGGAAATGGTCGCGCTGTGGTTCCAGCATGTGATGGGGCTAAAACCCTGCGTACTCTGTATCTATGAGCGCTGTGCGCTGTTCGGCATCATGGGCGCCGGTCTGTTGGGTGCGATTGCACCTAAAACACCGCTCCGGTATGCCGCTATCGCTGTCTGGCTGTACAGCGCCTGGAAAGGGATTGAGCTTTCCTGGCAGCACACTATGATGCAGCTACATCCATCACCGTTTATGACCTGTGATTTCGCCGCCCGCTTCCCGAGCTGGTTGCCGCTGGACAAATGGCTGCCGCAGGTGTTTGTCGCATCCGGTGACTGCTCTGTGCGTCAGTGGGAATTCCTGACGCTGGAGATGCCGCAGTGGCTGGTGGGTATTTTTGTTGCCTACTTCGTTGTGGCACTGCTGGTGCTGATTGCTCAGCCGTTTAAGCCGAAGAAACGCGATCTGTTCGGAAGATAA
- the nhaB gene encoding Na(+)/H(+) antiporter NhaB has protein sequence MEISFGRALWRNFLGQSPDWYKLILLVFLIVNPIIFSVSPFVAGWLLVAEFIFTLAMALKCYPLLPGGLLAFEAVVIGMTSAEHVKAELASNLEVLLLLIFMVAGIYFMKQLLLFIFTRLLLSIPSKTVLSLAFCLAAAFLSAFLDALTVVAVVISVAVGFYGIYHRVASSRPGEDLQDDSHVEAHNREVLEQFRAFLRSLMMHAGVGTALGGVMTMVGEPQNLIIAKAAEWHFGEFFLRMAPVSVPVFVCGLATCILVEKFNVFGYGAQLPEPVRQELHKFDEQNRTQRTRQETLRLIAQGIIGIWLIAALALHLAEVGLIGLSVIILATTFSGVTDEHAIGKAFTEALPFTALLAVFFAVVAVIIDQHLFAPIITFVLQAAPDAQLTLFYLFNGLLSSISDNVFVGTVYINEAKAAMEEGIINAGQFELLAVAINTGTNLPSVATPNGQAAFLFLLTSALAPLIRLSYGRMVWMALPYTLVLTLVGLLCVKITLIPCTQWLIQAGILAAH, from the coding sequence GTGGAAATTTCTTTTGGACGCGCGCTGTGGCGCAATTTTTTAGGCCAGTCTCCTGACTGGTACAAACTGATACTTCTGGTTTTCCTGATTGTTAACCCTATTATTTTTAGTGTCTCTCCGTTCGTCGCCGGCTGGCTGCTGGTGGCGGAGTTTATCTTCACCCTGGCCATGGCGCTGAAATGCTATCCCCTGCTACCAGGCGGTTTGCTGGCTTTTGAAGCCGTGGTTATCGGCATGACGAGCGCAGAGCATGTCAAAGCAGAGCTGGCTTCCAATCTTGAAGTGCTGCTGCTGCTGATCTTCATGGTGGCCGGTATCTACTTTATGAAACAGCTGCTGCTGTTTATCTTCACCCGCCTGTTGCTCAGCATTCCGTCTAAAACGGTGCTGTCGCTGGCGTTCTGCCTTGCTGCCGCATTTCTTTCGGCCTTCCTGGATGCGCTGACCGTCGTGGCGGTGGTCATCAGTGTCGCGGTCGGGTTTTATGGCATTTATCACCGCGTGGCCTCGTCCCGTCCGGGCGAAGACTTGCAGGACGACAGTCACGTCGAAGCGCATAACCGTGAGGTGCTGGAACAGTTCCGCGCGTTTCTGCGCAGCCTGATGATGCATGCGGGCGTCGGTACCGCATTAGGTGGCGTGATGACCATGGTAGGTGAGCCGCAAAACCTGATCATCGCCAAAGCCGCTGAGTGGCATTTCGGCGAGTTTTTCCTGCGCATGGCCCCGGTCAGCGTGCCCGTGTTCGTCTGCGGGCTAGCAACCTGCATTCTGGTCGAGAAATTCAACGTCTTCGGCTACGGTGCGCAGTTGCCTGAGCCGGTTCGCCAGGAGCTGCATAAATTTGACGAGCAGAACCGTACGCAGCGCACGCGTCAGGAGACGCTACGTCTGATTGCGCAGGGCATCATCGGTATCTGGCTTATCGCCGCGCTGGCATTGCATCTTGCTGAAGTCGGATTGATTGGTCTCTCAGTCATTATTCTTGCGACGACCTTTAGCGGGGTAACGGACGAGCATGCGATCGGTAAAGCCTTTACCGAAGCCCTGCCGTTTACCGCATTGCTGGCGGTCTTCTTTGCGGTGGTGGCGGTGATTATCGACCAACACCTGTTCGCCCCGATTATTACTTTTGTACTCCAGGCGGCGCCCGACGCCCAGCTGACGCTCTTCTATCTGTTCAACGGCCTGCTGTCGTCCATCTCCGACAACGTCTTTGTCGGCACGGTCTACATCAACGAAGCCAAAGCCGCGATGGAAGAAGGCATTATCAACGCCGGCCAGTTCGAGCTGCTGGCGGTGGCCATTAATACCGGCACCAACCTGCCGTCAGTGGCGACGCCAAACGGACAGGCCGCTTTCCTGTTCCTGCTGACCTCTGCCCTCGCGCCACTCATACGTCTTTCTTATGGAAGAATGGTGTGGATGGCGCTGCCCTATACGCTGGTGCTTACGCTTGTGGGATTGCTTTGCGTCAAAATTACCCTCATTCCCTGTACGCAATGGCTGATACAAGCGGGTATACTTGCGGCGCATTAA
- the fadR gene encoding fatty acid metabolism transcriptional regulator FadR, producing the protein MVIKAQSPAGFAEEYIIESIWNNRFPAGSILPAERELSELIGVTRTTLREVLQRLARDGWLTIQHGKPTKVNNFWETSGLNILETLARLDHESVPQLIDNLLSVRTNIATIFIRTAFRQHPEDALQVLASANEVEDHADAFATLDYNVFRGLAFASGNPVYGLILNGMKGLYTRIGRHYFANPEARSLALGFYHKLSKLCTEGLHDQVYETVRRYGHDSGEIWHRMQKTLPGDLAIQSR; encoded by the coding sequence ATGGTCATTAAGGCGCAGAGCCCGGCGGGTTTCGCGGAAGAGTACATCATTGAAAGCATCTGGAATAATCGCTTCCCTGCGGGATCCATTCTTCCGGCTGAACGCGAACTCTCTGAACTGATTGGCGTCACTCGCACCACGCTGCGTGAAGTGCTTCAGCGACTGGCGCGCGATGGCTGGTTGACGATCCAGCACGGTAAGCCAACGAAAGTAAACAACTTCTGGGAAACCTCCGGGTTGAACATTCTTGAAACGCTGGCGCGCCTCGATCATGAAAGCGTGCCGCAGTTGATTGATAATCTGCTCTCGGTGCGTACCAACATTGCGACAATCTTTATTCGTACCGCTTTTCGTCAGCATCCGGAAGATGCGCTGCAGGTGCTCGCCAGCGCAAACGAAGTGGAAGATCACGCGGATGCCTTTGCCACGCTCGATTACAACGTCTTCCGCGGACTGGCGTTTGCCTCCGGTAACCCGGTGTACGGTCTGATCCTGAACGGCATGAAAGGGCTGTATACCCGTATTGGTCGCCACTACTTTGCCAACCCTGAAGCGCGCAGTCTGGCGCTGGGCTTCTACCATAAGCTCAGCAAACTCTGTACCGAAGGCCTGCACGATCAGGTGTATGAAACGGTTCGCCGCTACGGCCATGATTCCGGTGAAATCTGGCACCGGATGCAGAAAACACTGCCGGGCGATTTAGCGATTCAGAGTCGCTGA